A stretch of DNA from Enoplosus armatus isolate fEnoArm2 chromosome 15, fEnoArm2.hap1, whole genome shotgun sequence:
GTGTTTTTTGTTATCACAGCAAGTTGGAGAGTTGTTAAGTTCTTGAAGAGGTTTGTTCTCTCCACGTGCCCTCTAGTTTGTAAAACAGAGCTGCACTTAAATCTATTTGCAATTAATTTTACACACTTTTGTtcgtcctctccctctctctctctttccctctcttgtctgtgttacacacacacaccacttaagctcattgtttagccTAGACATGCTTGACctctctgctttgctctgttgGGATGTCTGTTCTTGGCTTAAAGTATAAGGAATGCAAAAGGATTGCCAGGGAATTCAGACTTGGACTGTGAGGAGTATGCTGTGTATGCTATGTGATGGTGTGTTTGGGGAAGTGCTTTCAGGATCATTACTATGGtgattaaataaatgttaaaccGACCCAACTAGATGGGACTAAATCAAACTCACAGGTGATACTTGCTTTGGAGTGTGGAAACAAAAGTGTTTCCGTGGATGCCTTATATAAATAGTGTTTTGTCCCAGGTGTCCACGCCAAGcggaagaaaaacatgtttatttaacaCTTTAATGCCCATAATTCCACTGACTTCTCACATCTCTGGCTCCAGGTGTGTCATGCcttttttctgtatgtatgaATAGGCTCGCCTGATTGTTCCAGTGGCCACCCAAGGGtgtgtactttgtttttgtggGGACACAGCCTAATTGTGGCAATTGTGCTGAGCAAGCCTGGTTTCTCACCTCACTCATGCCTCACATTTTCCATCATTAAAACCAGTAACCCTTAAACCCATATTGCCCGCATAATcatgcacgcaaacacacttGCATCTTTTAAATGCACCTTCAGCCACTTTGGTGCCTCTGCCGTGAGACTTGCTGCGTCATGGTGCCGCAGAGGGCGTCAGTGAGGGAAAGATGATGGGAGTGTTGGGGGCAGGTATTGTGAACTGAAGGCCTCTGCAATCATAACAGTAATTGAGGTGGAAAGGTGTGAACCGCAGTTCATATAAGTGAAGAAAACACCTGCTGGATGAAATGGCTCCCTGTAGAATCAGCTCAGACTCCCTGCATCAGCAAGGCCAGGGCCTAATCAAATCAAGACTCACTGTATTTCCCCTTTTAACCTTTATCTCAGGGGACTTGCAAGTAATTGACTAGCTCTAGAGTTAAGCTTAAGATTAGTGAGTCTGTTTGTAactttgcatttttacatttttcatcagtttcctgcttcttatatatttatatagtcaCAGAAATAGATCCAGATGCTACATACTGTTAGTGTCCACTTTATTTAAGTGTCTCGGCATGTAAAAGTGCAGCACATCAAAACATTTAAGTGACTTGCTTGAGGGCAATTTGACTTGGTTGCTGTTGAGAGAGTGTTGTTCATCCACTCTCAGATATTAACATTTTGGATGGACTACATGGAAATAAATGGATCTATTTGGGCACTTATGTTGACTTTGCTTTATGGCTATTTGGATCatttttaaaggccctgcacaccaaCACAGGTATGTACAGGTAATTTAGGTAGTATAGGTATGTACTAATAAGGCACAACAAAACAGGTGCGACACAATgaacaagagagagggagaggtccTTCACAGTCTTAAGAAGGTCTAAtcagtgaaaacacctgtgtggatgTACCATATGTAGGGAGGGACAAGTGTAACCTTACCAATGAAAGCTGAATTGGTCACCACTGATGTCATTGAAATAGGCATGTCCAGATGAGCCCCCTTTAAACTTATCAGATAGCCTATGTCCTGGACAATTGAAGGTCTTGTTACTTGGTTTTGAATTTCAGAAGGATTACAGGCTCAGTTCACTTCCCTCACGGATCTAATGCTCATGTGGTATTTTTGCTATGTTGCAGCTACTGTCATAAACATGTTTACCCAGTATTCAGTCTACCTAAATGGTTTCCATTTAGAGCATTAGTGTCTATGcagtttgtgtatatgtgtttttatttaaaaccagTTACTACATCACCTGTTTTCAAAATTGCTTAGTAATGTTTCCACACTACGGGCTTATAATTAATAATCAGGGTATATTATTATCAAACCAAGGCTGTAATCAGATAATTCATGTCTTTATCAAAGCAGGATCAGTTGTAAATAATTATTGTACCTTCATTAGTCTGTTATGTCATTTTTAGTTCCACTTTTAATATCTGGGTCAAGTGTCATATTGTCCTATTAGGTAAGGCTGAgcaatatggataaaatcctcTGTCccagtatacagtatgtcattgtATATCCCTTTAtctatatattttgtaatatagTAGGCCTACATTTTATGGAAAATCTGAGAAACTATGTATGGAAAAAATATCCAATATTGTCCTGCTTTATAATCCACAATATTGCCTACAATGTCCTGAGATAGCCACATATATTGAAGGGATAGCTTCCGTGGATATAGCCGTGATATTTTAGCaccagtttttttattttaagaacatcagaaaatgtttatGCCACTGTACAGTCTGTACAGTCGGTGAATAATTTAGAAGCCACAGCCACACTTGATTTAGTGACCATGCACCCACAATTTGTCACCCACAGTCAGAAAGGTTCCCCTATTTACATTCCACACTAGGAATGTCTGCCCTGGATTTTCCACTGTTTGTGGGAAAATATGTCAGAGGAACAACAGAACAGCGGTCTTTGCTATTGATGAGACTGTCGATAATCCAAGTCAGGAATAAATTCCAttaatgtcatcattttattttaatcccCCCTTCTTAATATAACAACGTCAGCTCACGCTTGACTGCTTAagaccattttatttatttagctttgaTTTATATTCCAGCTAATCTTCTGTCGTGTTCATCTCTCCACAGATGGCTGTGTCGGTGCGGGGCCTGTACTTTGTGGTGACCCTGTTTTTGGGTAGTTTCTTTGGAAGTGTCTTCATGCTGGGTCCAGTCTTGCCCCTTATGCTGCTGTCTCCTGCTTGGTACCGCTGGATCACTGACCGCATCGTCGCTACATGGCTCACCCTGCCTGTGGTGTGTACACCCGCTTAGCCTTTACTTAGCCTACTTCTGTATTTGCCAGATGGTCTTAAGTTACCTGTGTTTGACACTGTCACAATAATCTGTCTGCGTCATCTCAGCCTGATTTATGCCTCCCTATTTAATCAGATTAAATGTTTGTCAGAAGTACACTTCATTTAGTCAGATTGCCTTTGAGAACAATTATGCAAATCTTGTTTACAGTGACCACATAAATTGATgacattattaatttattttcctctcactcttgtctctctctcaaatatATCTCACCACCTTTCATCTTCCcagtccctcctctctccctctacatccttttttaaattatcaTTCTTTTCTCCCCTCGATCATCTACCTCTCCATTTATCCCTCTCTTTTACCTCTTTTtcatcctccctccatcccGTCGTCTCTCCCCTTTTGTAGTCCTTACTGGAGCTGGTTTTTGGGGTGAAGGTGGTGATAACAGGCGATGGCTTCATTCCGGGGGAGCGAAGTGTGATCATCATGAACCACCGTACCCGTCTGGACTGGATGTTCCTGTGGTGTTGTCTACTCAGGTACAGCTACCTTCGTCTGGAGAAGATCTGCCTTAAGGCTGTCCTGAAGGCCGTGCCTGGCTTTGGTGGGTATACAGAGGGCGCCCTGCCctttcctgtgtgtgcgtgcgtgtgtgtgtgtgtgtatgtatatatatatgtgtatatgtatatatatatatatatatgtgtgtgtgtgtgtgtcttcaaaACATCATCGCAAAGCAGTTCACTTTTAGTAGAGGagttaaaatcattaaaatggaGATATCTGAATCTAAATTTAAAAGAGGAACAGTATAACGCAAATTCTGAGCTGTAGAATCATATGGAAATGCCCAATTATTAGGTATcttatgttattgttgttagAGAGGTGTTTATTGAACTGTaggatcattttggaggatgcaGTTTGGGGTCCTGTTGAACTGCATTgtattatacagagaggtgtttctgttatttagcttACCCTCATTGAATTGGGTGGGCAGAGTAATAGAAACTgtcatacaattcaacagcactaCTAATTAGTGTCTGAGTATAGTTAATTTATAGAAAATAAGCATTTTGTCCTGTAGGAAGACTCTGGTTTGACAAACTTGATTTCCAGAGGCAGTATGTTACAGAGCATTGGTACTCTAATGGCAAAGGCCCAATGTTAGATGCTTTTCCTGGGAAACAAAGGCTCTGCCTGCTTTGAAAAATCTGATTACAGAATCAGTTGTGCAGGAGAAGCAATCAATTACACATATTAAgatattgtatatatttctcAGGATGGGCAATGCAGGTGGCCTGCTTCATCTTTATTCAGCGTCGTTGGGAGGAGGACAAGAAGCACATGGAGAACATGCTGGACTACTTCTGTGACATCAGAGAGCCCCTGCAGCTGCTACTGTTCCCAGAGGGCACAGACCTCACTGGTGAGAAGTAAACAATGCAACATGCCATCCATTCATGGGACAATTTGCCCACATTTCAGCTGTTATTCTCAGATTGTGTTACCCACTAACCAGTTTCCAGAGCTCAGTCTGGCACCTGTCTTACACCTTTGCACTGACACTGTTATGCAAACACAATTTGAAAGTGATAAGGCATAGCTAAATCCCTTGACGCACACCCCACACAGTCATTTCTGCAAGAATGCTCTGATCTTTCAATACGAGCAACAGCGACACCAGTGTCTAATGCCCTTTCAGATCATGATTAAGCCAATCAAAGTCCCGAGTAGCTTTACTGGGGGAAGCTTAACTTCTCTTCACATACCATGATGTCATGAGGGGTCCGGTGAAGTTACATCATAATTGGCCAGCAGATTTAGGGCTTTAAAGATTGTCTCACTTTTGGTGGTATGTTTTGGCCTGggcatgtgtgtgactgcatgtaCACATACGTCTGCATTTAAGCCTCTTAAACCTCAAGGCTTCATTTGACGCAAGAAACAAGGggatgtgtacagtatattctgaTGTGTTATGCAGAAGTTGTCCTGTTCTATACTTATTGTAGAGACATACATACAGACCTACATCTACAGGATCAGGTCATGGGTGCTTAAGCCTCTCTAAAATGTCCATGGCCCCCTTTTGAAGCCTGTAGAGCTTATGTGAATTGAATGAAAGATTGTATAAGAATGACAAGTCACAGTAGAGATCAACGAAAGTCTGTCCATAGTCCCTTTGTCCTACAAGTCGGCCTCAGCTACTTGTTATATAATAAGACTAATGAGTCATGATATAGTTTACATGTTCCTGCAACAAGTTCTTGAGGAATGTTTGGTTAATAAACAGTCATCTTGTGTTTATGTCCCCCTGTGGTTTTTACAAATGCGTAAGCGTTTGTCACTGGCGGATGTATTTCACGAATGTGGTCATATCCCGTAACCaacattattattgttgctATTGCTATTTTTATAGTAATATACTGTTATTTTTGCTATCGTATCTCTTGTCAGCATAGTTCTACTTTTTTAAATAAGGATGCCTTATATGCAATAATTAGTCTTGCACAGTTTATTTACACATGGTGACATTTTCTTGTCAGAATAGAAATTTGATTGTAAAGCAGTAAAGTAAAAATTAATCCAAATAGATTAATAAGCAGACTAATACTGCTGGCTTGttaagtcattaaaatgacCTTGAATTACCTTACATTGGATttaaatataatgtatgtaaTAATTGTACTGTTATTAAACAATAGATTAACTAATGCAGGTGAAAATTTAATTTTCAGTTGTGGCTTAGAAAACAATAATACATGGACCTCTCTCCTTACCTGCaactaaaaatacacacacgttATATGGTGAATGCAGTTGCCAGAGGTTtatcatgtgtctgtgtcttttgcAGAAAATACAAGAGCAAAGAGTGATGCGTTTGCTGCCCAGAACAGCCTACCGAAATTTGAGTATGTGCTGCATCCCCGCACCACTGGATTCACCTTCATTGTGGACAGACTACGAAAAGGTCAGTTGTTAAACGTTAAACATGACAAAGATCCACTCATAATAACAGTGTTATTGTTAGTTGGCAGTCAAACAGCAGACATCTGCTATGggttttttaatttgtgatgATTGGCTTTATTTGGTCCCAAAGAAAATAAGTAGGACACAAAGCCTGCCATCATGATGGGAATATTTTATCAACAAAACCATGGGAAAATGACATGCTATCATGATGATTGTAGTTAATCCATTGACGCAGTTTGTGGAAGAGGGATCATAcctgttatttttttaagt
This window harbors:
- the lclat1 gene encoding lysocardiolipin acyltransferase 1 gives rise to the protein MAVSVRGLYFVVTLFLGSFFGSVFMLGPVLPLMLLSPAWYRWITDRIVATWLTLPVSLLELVFGVKVVITGDGFIPGERSVIIMNHRTRLDWMFLWCCLLRYSYLRLEKICLKAVLKAVPGFGWAMQVACFIFIQRRWEEDKKHMENMLDYFCDIREPLQLLLFPEGTDLTENTRAKSDAFAAQNSLPKFEYVLHPRTTGFTFIVDRLRKGDNLDAVHDITVAYPKNIPQTERHLILGLFPREIHFHVRRYSVSSLPTSSSDLESWCRQRWAEKEVRLRDFYSGQPRGFDRDGVARVPPCKTELRVTLIKAASLLYWSSFIALCFTGLWLWAPFRLYFLVVVGVYMAQQKLIGGLELLELSCHRYWKSMAADVGEKNKVLDGKMK